One region of Rhodophyticola sp. CCM32 genomic DNA includes:
- a CDS encoding thiamine pyrophosphate-binding protein — translation MSQSTGGKLLVDCLIGLGASKSFGVPGESYLAVLDALHDTQGALDFVLCRNEGGAAFMASAYGKLTGSPGLCFVTRGPGATNASIGVHTAMQDSTPMILFVGQVGTDMQGREAFQEVDYHAFFGSVAKWVTEIDDVDRIPEILARAWSTAISGRPGPVVIALPEDMLTSTTDVPALTTASRVHEPVLSDETLSEVTSILAEAERPLILMGGSGWLPKGTQAMQVFAQAADIPVLAAFRFQDLFDNHLDTYVGDAGVGMTAATKELITSADVILAVNVRFGEMTTDGYTLLNVPIPAQKLIHVHASDRELRKIYVPTVGIHAGPNAFAVRLAQQAIAGPWATWRSDARAGYEASFDAPAQPSPVDMVAVTAWLRDRLPSDAILTNGAGNFTVWPNKFFKFGPDQRLLAPQSGAMGYGVPAAIAAKATYPLRTVVCFAGDGDFQMNCTELGSAMQAGAQPIILILNNGTYGTIRMHQEKNYPARVSGTTLENPDFVTLAKAYGFHAENVSTTEEFAPAFERAMASQGGAILELDISPEALTPRQTLSQMRAAAQKAAQ, via the coding sequence ATGTCTCAGTCTACTGGCGGAAAGCTTCTCGTTGATTGCTTAATCGGCCTCGGTGCCAGCAAAAGTTTCGGGGTGCCCGGTGAAAGCTATCTGGCCGTTCTGGATGCTTTGCACGACACCCAAGGCGCGTTGGATTTCGTGCTGTGCCGAAATGAGGGCGGCGCGGCGTTCATGGCCAGCGCATATGGCAAGCTGACAGGGTCACCGGGCCTGTGTTTTGTGACGCGCGGACCGGGGGCAACGAACGCCTCAATAGGCGTACATACGGCGATGCAAGACAGCACGCCAATGATCCTTTTCGTGGGGCAAGTGGGGACCGATATGCAGGGCCGGGAAGCCTTTCAGGAGGTCGATTATCACGCCTTTTTCGGGTCGGTTGCGAAATGGGTCACGGAAATTGATGATGTGGATCGCATTCCTGAAATTCTGGCCCGCGCGTGGTCGACCGCGATCAGCGGCAGGCCCGGCCCGGTTGTGATTGCTCTGCCCGAAGACATGTTAACCTCGACAACAGATGTTCCTGCATTGACGACGGCAAGCCGGGTTCATGAGCCCGTTTTGTCTGACGAAACGCTTTCGGAGGTGACGTCAATTCTCGCTGAGGCCGAGCGCCCCTTGATCCTTATGGGAGGCAGTGGGTGGTTGCCTAAGGGCACACAGGCTATGCAGGTTTTCGCGCAAGCTGCGGATATTCCCGTTCTTGCTGCGTTTCGGTTTCAGGATTTGTTTGACAACCACCTTGATACCTATGTCGGCGATGCTGGCGTCGGAATGACGGCTGCCACCAAAGAGCTGATCACCTCCGCAGACGTCATCCTCGCGGTCAATGTTCGGTTCGGCGAGATGACGACCGACGGTTACACGCTGTTGAACGTTCCGATTCCTGCGCAAAAGCTGATCCATGTGCATGCCTCGGATCGCGAGTTGCGAAAAATCTACGTGCCGACAGTTGGTATTCATGCCGGTCCGAATGCCTTCGCCGTCAGACTAGCGCAGCAGGCCATCGCTGGGCCCTGGGCCACCTGGCGCAGCGATGCGCGTGCCGGGTATGAGGCCAGCTTTGATGCGCCCGCCCAACCCAGTCCGGTCGATATGGTTGCGGTCACGGCATGGTTGCGCGACAGGCTGCCAAGCGATGCCATTTTAACAAACGGGGCCGGAAATTTCACCGTCTGGCCCAACAAGTTTTTCAAATTCGGGCCTGATCAACGCCTGTTGGCTCCGCAGTCAGGCGCGATGGGGTACGGTGTGCCTGCGGCGATTGCCGCCAAGGCTACATATCCACTCAGAACGGTTGTCTGTTTTGCAGGCGACGGTGATTTTCAGATGAATTGCACCGAGTTGGGCAGCGCGATGCAGGCGGGTGCGCAACCGATAATTCTGATCCTCAACAACGGCACCTATGGCACCATAAGGATGCATCAGGAAAAGAATTATCCAGCGCGCGTTTCCGGCACGACGCTCGAAAATCCCGATTTTGTAACACTTGCCAAGGCCTATGGCTTTCACGCTGAGAATGTATCGACAACAGAAGAGTTCGCGCCAGCATTTGAACGCGCCATGGCATCGCAAGGTGGTGCAATCCTGGAGCTTGATATTTCGCCAGAAGCCCTAACACCGCGGCAGACCCTCAGCCAAATGCGCGCAGCAGCCCAAAAGGCCGCACAATGA
- a CDS encoding hydantoinase/oxoprolinase family protein has product MTAGEIRLGADIGGTFTDVALDLRGTLFSTKVLTNYAAPEQAILDGIGVVTKQAGIGFSDLDIVIHGTTLATNSLIERRGAKTALVTTEGFRDVIEMRTENRFDQYDLNLVLPTPLIPRQHRFPIAGRLDAQGRELLALDEVRLEALANELAAEAFEAIAIGFIHSYQNPAHEERARAILAAKLPGIPISISAEVSPQMREFERFNTVCANAYVRPQMQDYLTRLQSRMKEQGAQCPIFMIHSGGGLISVDTAIAFPVRLVESGPAGGAIFAADIAARFDLEKVVSFDMGGTTAKICLIEDFTPQTARTFEVARTYRFCKGSGMPISIPVIEMIEIGAGGGSIAWVDAMERIQTGPESAASEPGPACYGRGGDRPTITDADVVLGKIDPDNFAGGAIKLSKSASETAIEKEVGAALSLTPLEAAFGICEVVDENMANAARVHAVENGKNVSENVMIAFGGRPHFMRRGSVKSWAWINA; this is encoded by the coding sequence ATGACCGCGGGAGAAATACGCCTTGGCGCTGACATTGGTGGCACGTTCACCGACGTCGCGCTCGACCTGCGCGGCACGCTGTTTTCGACCAAGGTGCTGACCAATTACGCCGCCCCCGAACAGGCCATCTTGGATGGGATAGGGGTTGTCACGAAACAAGCCGGGATCGGTTTTTCCGACCTCGATATCGTGATCCACGGCACGACGCTGGCGACCAATTCCTTGATTGAACGACGTGGGGCGAAGACTGCATTGGTGACGACCGAAGGTTTTCGCGATGTCATTGAAATGCGAACGGAAAACCGGTTCGATCAATATGATCTGAACCTCGTTTTGCCCACCCCGCTGATTCCGCGCCAACACCGTTTTCCGATTGCCGGACGACTGGACGCGCAGGGACGTGAGTTGTTGGCGTTGGATGAGGTGCGGCTAGAGGCTCTTGCCAATGAACTGGCTGCCGAAGCGTTTGAAGCCATTGCAATAGGCTTTATCCACTCTTATCAAAACCCCGCCCATGAAGAGCGCGCGCGCGCCATTCTGGCTGCTAAACTGCCCGGTATTCCAATCTCGATCAGTGCCGAAGTGTCGCCGCAGATGCGCGAATTTGAACGGTTTAACACCGTGTGTGCCAATGCATATGTGCGCCCGCAAATGCAGGACTACTTGACCCGTTTGCAATCGCGCATGAAGGAACAGGGCGCACAGTGCCCCATCTTTATGATCCATTCCGGCGGTGGGTTGATCTCGGTTGATACGGCCATCGCATTTCCGGTGCGGTTGGTTGAATCCGGCCCTGCGGGTGGCGCGATCTTTGCCGCAGACATCGCCGCGCGCTTTGATCTGGAAAAGGTGGTGTCCTTTGATATGGGGGGCACCACCGCCAAGATTTGCCTGATCGAAGACTTCACACCCCAAACGGCCCGCACGTTTGAAGTCGCGCGGACCTATCGGTTCTGCAAAGGCTCTGGCATGCCAATATCAATTCCCGTGATCGAGATGATTGAGATCGGGGCGGGTGGCGGATCAATTGCGTGGGTTGATGCCATGGAGCGCATTCAGACCGGCCCGGAATCAGCAGCCTCTGAACCCGGCCCCGCCTGTTACGGCCGTGGGGGCGACCGGCCAACGATCACCGATGCAGATGTTGTTTTGGGTAAGATTGATCCTGACAACTTCGCCGGTGGCGCAATCAAACTGTCCAAATCAGCATCCGAGACCGCCATCGAAAAGGAGGTGGGCGCCGCATTGTCGCTCACCCCGCTTGAGGCCGCGTTTGGCATTTGCGAGGTCGTTGATGAAAACATGGCAAATGCCGCGCGCGTGCATGCGGTTGAGAATGGCAAAAATGTATCCGAAAATGTGATGATCGCATTCGGGGGGCGGCCCCACTTCATGCGGCGCGGCTCTGTGAAAAGCTGGGCGTGGATCAATGCGTGA
- a CDS encoding hydantoinase B/oxoprolinase family protein, with amino-acid sequence MAGLDEIRMQVMWNRLVSVVEEQALTLLRTAFSTSVREAGDLSAGVFNPDGLMLAQAVTGTPGHVNTMAEAVFHFLAEIPREDIFEGDCYVTNDPWKGTGHLHDITMVAPSFKDGKLVAFFACTAHVVDIGGRGFGADGKSVYEEGILIPIMKFAERGTVNRDLINILRNNVREANQVVGDFYSLSACNEVGHRRLIDMMVETGMDSLDALGDFVFKRSRAATLERIAALPQGAWDNTMTVDGYDTAIKLAAKLTVREAEVNADFTGTDGVSKWGINCPLIYSKAYACYAIKCVVAPDIPNNSASLEPFTVTSPVNILNAERPAPVSLRHVMGHMVPDLVLGALAKALPGQIIAEGAAALWNIHISARPQAGVDGRNAEVLMFNSGGTGARPDLDGLAATAFPSGVHTMPIEATEQTGPIIVWRKELRPDSGGAGRLRGGLGQVIEIAAAEGHEFDFSAMFDRVNHPARGRDGGENGAPGVVELDDGTKMRPKGWQHVPAGRRLVLMAPGGGGFGPAKERSDDAQDADRVAGYLTEAKP; translated from the coding sequence ATGGCAGGACTCGATGAAATTCGCATGCAGGTCATGTGGAACCGACTTGTTTCTGTGGTTGAGGAACAGGCCCTCACCTTGCTGCGCACCGCTTTTTCGACCTCTGTGCGCGAGGCGGGCGATTTGTCGGCGGGCGTCTTTAACCCAGATGGTTTGATGCTGGCGCAAGCCGTCACCGGGACACCAGGGCATGTGAACACCATGGCCGAAGCGGTGTTCCATTTTCTGGCAGAAATTCCGCGCGAGGACATATTTGAAGGCGATTGTTACGTCACCAATGATCCGTGGAAAGGCACTGGACATCTGCATGACATCACGATGGTGGCCCCGTCATTCAAGGACGGAAAATTGGTCGCATTCTTTGCCTGTACTGCGCATGTCGTAGATATTGGCGGGCGCGGTTTTGGCGCGGATGGGAAGTCTGTTTACGAAGAAGGCATCCTGATCCCCATCATGAAATTTGCAGAGCGCGGCACCGTTAATCGCGATCTGATCAACATTCTGCGCAACAACGTCCGCGAGGCCAATCAGGTGGTTGGTGATTTTTATTCGCTGTCCGCCTGTAATGAAGTTGGGCATCGCCGCTTGATCGACATGATGGTCGAGACGGGAATGGATAGCCTAGATGCCTTGGGTGACTTCGTCTTCAAAAGATCTCGCGCGGCGACACTGGAACGGATCGCGGCCTTACCCCAAGGCGCTTGGGATAACACGATGACGGTCGACGGTTATGACACGGCGATCAAACTGGCCGCCAAATTGACCGTCCGCGAGGCTGAGGTGAATGCCGACTTCACCGGCACGGACGGGGTCAGCAAATGGGGGATCAACTGCCCGCTGATTTATTCCAAGGCCTACGCCTGTTATGCCATCAAATGTGTGGTGGCCCCTGACATCCCGAACAATTCCGCGTCCTTAGAACCATTCACTGTGACCTCGCCAGTCAATATCCTGAACGCAGAACGCCCCGCGCCGGTCTCATTGCGGCATGTGATGGGTCATATGGTGCCCGATCTTGTTTTGGGTGCATTGGCCAAGGCATTGCCGGGACAGATCATCGCCGAAGGGGCGGCGGCGCTTTGGAATATCCATATCTCGGCGCGGCCACAGGCGGGTGTCGATGGACGCAATGCAGAGGTGCTGATGTTCAATTCTGGCGGCACGGGTGCCCGACCGGATCTAGACGGTTTGGCCGCGACCGCCTTTCCTTCGGGCGTGCATACCATGCCGATTGAAGCGACGGAACAAACGGGTCCGATCATCGTCTGGCGGAAAGAATTGCGCCCCGACAGTGGCGGCGCAGGACGGCTGCGCGGTGGCCTGGGCCAAGTGATCGAGATTGCGGCGGCTGAAGGTCACGAGTTTGATTTTTCGGCGATGTTTGACCGCGTCAACCATCCCGCTCGTGGGCGCGACGGTGGCGAAAATGGTGCGCCCGGCGTGGTCGAGCTTGATGATGGTACCAAGATGCGCCCCAAGGGCTGGCAACATGTACCAGCAGGCCGACGGTTGGTGCTTATGGCACCGGGCGGAGGCGGCTTTGGCCCCGCCAAGGAACGCTCCGATGATGCCCAAGACGCAGATCGAGTTGCAGGGTATCTGACGGAGGCAAAGCCATGA
- a CDS encoding pyridoxal phosphate-dependent aminotransferase, with protein sequence MTNLAQRMKLVKPSPSMAVSQAAKALVAQGVDVADLGLGEPDFDTPPHIIDAAHKAALAGDTRYTATGGAAPTKDAVAHKFHTENGLTFGHDEIVVANGAKHIIFNALLATLERSDEVIMVAPYFVSYPDMALMLGGVPVTIATTRESGFKLTPDALEAAITPRSKWLILNMPGNPGGAVYLDSELKALGAVLARHPQVLILSDEIYEHIIFDARTFISFGKACPELQDRTLIVNGVSKAYAMTGWRVGYGAGPGWLIKGMTTVQSQSTTNVCSIAQAATVAALTGPQDNIARFRSAFESRRDLVVAGIAGIKELALDPPDGAFYAYIECGEIIGKKTPSGLILADDADVTKFLLYEAQVAAVPGEAYGLSPYFRLSTATSEDVLTNAVTRISKAIQRLTRGPQ encoded by the coding sequence ATGACGAACCTGGCGCAGCGGATGAAACTGGTGAAACCGTCGCCCTCTATGGCGGTCTCGCAGGCCGCCAAGGCGCTTGTGGCTCAAGGGGTCGATGTGGCCGACCTTGGATTGGGGGAACCTGACTTTGACACGCCGCCCCACATCATTGATGCGGCCCACAAGGCCGCCTTGGCAGGCGATACGCGATATACGGCGACGGGCGGCGCCGCCCCCACAAAGGACGCCGTTGCGCATAAGTTTCACACTGAAAATGGTCTGACCTTTGGACACGATGAAATCGTCGTTGCAAATGGAGCCAAGCACATCATTTTCAACGCGCTCTTGGCCACGCTTGAACGAAGCGATGAGGTCATCATGGTCGCGCCCTATTTCGTGTCTTATCCGGATATGGCCCTGATGCTAGGCGGTGTGCCTGTCACCATTGCTACGACCAGAGAGAGCGGATTCAAGCTGACACCAGACGCGTTAGAGGCTGCGATTACACCGCGCAGCAAATGGCTGATCCTGAACATGCCGGGCAACCCGGGCGGCGCGGTCTATTTGGACTCGGAACTTAAAGCACTCGGTGCAGTTTTGGCCCGCCACCCTCAGGTTCTGATCCTGTCAGATGAAATCTATGAGCACATCATTTTCGACGCACGAACATTCATTTCGTTCGGCAAAGCCTGTCCTGAATTACAAGATCGGACGTTGATTGTGAACGGGGTTAGCAAGGCATACGCAATGACCGGCTGGCGGGTTGGATACGGTGCGGGACCAGGCTGGTTGATCAAGGGCATGACAACTGTGCAAAGCCAGTCCACCACCAACGTATGTTCCATTGCGCAAGCGGCCACTGTGGCCGCCCTGACAGGCCCGCAAGACAATATTGCGCGGTTTCGCTCGGCCTTTGAATCGCGCCGTGACCTTGTGGTGGCTGGCATCGCTGGGATCAAAGAGCTTGCTTTGGATCCTCCCGACGGTGCGTTCTATGCCTACATCGAATGCGGGGAGATCATTGGCAAAAAGACCCCCAGCGGCCTGATTCTTGCCGATGATGCCGACGTGACGAAATTTCTGCTCTACGAGGCGCAGGTGGCCGCCGTCCCTGGTGAGGCCTACGGTCTGTCGCCGTATTTTCGGCTGTCCACAGCCACATCCGAAGATGTGCTGACCAACGCCGTTACCCGCATATCCAAAGCCATTCAACGTCTGACCCGAGGCCCCCAATGA
- a CDS encoding NAD-dependent epimerase/dehydratase family protein has product MKLYNRILITGAAGRLGTELRKGLAHLAEHVRLSDRQEAQDLQPHEEMIVCELGDYDAVLALTSGVDAIVHFGGAPLETDFETILDSNIRGSYHIYEGARKNGVRRVIYASSVHAIGYHEMGAQIDADAPVRPDSLYGVSKNFVESLSRLYWDKFGIESLCLRIFSSFPEPADRRMLWSWMSFADCVHYVERGLEAPRVGHTIGYGLSDNRLKPVDDSKAGHIGYAPRDTAEGFREMVEAKTDLPDAKAPGVQYLGGWFCELGHPDDESSA; this is encoded by the coding sequence ATGAAACTGTATAATCGCATTCTCATCACCGGCGCTGCCGGTCGCCTTGGCACTGAATTGCGCAAAGGCTTGGCGCATCTTGCTGAACATGTCCGTTTGTCAGATCGCCAAGAGGCACAAGACCTGCAACCCCACGAGGAAATGATCGTCTGTGAATTGGGGGACTACGACGCAGTTCTTGCATTAACCTCTGGCGTCGATGCGATTGTACATTTTGGTGGCGCGCCCCTTGAGACGGACTTTGAGACAATTCTCGATAGCAACATCCGGGGCAGTTATCATATCTATGAAGGCGCGCGCAAAAATGGTGTGCGCCGGGTGATCTATGCCTCGTCTGTGCATGCCATCGGGTATCATGAAATGGGGGCACAGATAGATGCTGATGCTCCGGTGCGCCCTGATAGTTTATATGGCGTCTCCAAGAATTTTGTCGAAAGCCTCAGCCGCCTCTATTGGGACAAGTTTGGGATCGAGAGCCTTTGCTTGCGGATCTTTTCATCTTTCCCAGAACCGGCCGACCGGCGCATGTTGTGGAGTTGGATGTCGTTTGCCGATTGCGTTCACTATGTCGAACGCGGGCTTGAGGCCCCGCGCGTCGGCCATACAATTGGCTATGGCCTGTCTGACAATCGTCTGAAGCCCGTAGATGACAGCAAAGCCGGCCATATCGGTTATGCACCACGGGATACGGCCGAAGGGTTCCGCGAAATGGTTGAGGCAAAAACAGATTTGCCAGATGCCAAAGCCCCGGGCGTTCAGTACTTGGGCGGTTGGTTTTGCGAATTGGGCCATCCTGATGACGAGTCCAGCGCATGA
- a CDS encoding NAD(P)/FAD-dependent oxidoreductase, with the protein MTNTYDVVIIGGAVIGSAVAYFLMSNPDFDGSVLIIERDPSFATASTSLSSSAIRNQFSNPVNVQIGQFGTQFIRDFAETMEVDGEKPDLNFHEGGYLFLASTDEQTQTLRENHAVQKGLGADVVLWGPDQIKAAFPHLNVDDLQLGSYGQSGEGWFSNTGMMNGYRKKARALGADYLIDDVTAIARDGDRVTGVTLASGRGIKCGTIVNASGPRAALTAQMAGLNIPVEPRKRTLFVFDCAQTPEGSATVNGGKLPLMIDPSGSFCRPEGTMFLSGTVPEEDPTAEWDDFEPRHEEFERVWIDLATRSPNFEAIKLKNFWAGHYAFNSLDHNVIVGPHTEVRNFIFANGFSGHGLQQSPAVGRGVSECIIYGGFRTLDLSALGFERIVKGEPFLEKAVI; encoded by the coding sequence ATGACTAATACCTACGATGTTGTCATCATTGGTGGGGCGGTGATCGGAAGTGCGGTAGCTTACTTCCTGATGTCCAACCCTGACTTTGATGGCAGCGTGCTTATCATCGAACGTGACCCGAGCTTTGCGACCGCATCGACATCACTAAGTTCCAGCGCCATCCGCAATCAGTTTTCAAATCCGGTAAACGTCCAGATCGGGCAGTTCGGCACGCAATTTATCCGTGATTTTGCCGAAACGATGGAAGTTGATGGTGAAAAACCAGACTTGAATTTCCATGAAGGCGGATATCTGTTCCTCGCCTCGACTGACGAACAGACCCAAACTTTGCGCGAAAACCACGCCGTTCAGAAAGGTTTGGGCGCGGATGTGGTCTTATGGGGTCCAGATCAGATCAAGGCAGCATTTCCGCATCTGAATGTCGATGATCTGCAACTGGGCAGTTACGGGCAATCGGGTGAGGGCTGGTTTTCAAACACCGGCATGATGAATGGCTACCGCAAAAAGGCGCGCGCGCTCGGGGCCGACTATCTGATCGACGATGTCACGGCGATCGCGCGCGATGGCGATCGGGTGACCGGCGTTACATTGGCAAGCGGTCGCGGCATCAAATGCGGCACAATCGTGAATGCCAGTGGCCCACGCGCGGCACTCACAGCGCAGATGGCCGGGCTCAACATTCCGGTTGAACCCCGCAAGCGGACGCTGTTCGTTTTTGATTGCGCGCAGACACCCGAAGGCAGTGCAACAGTCAATGGCGGCAAATTGCCCTTGATGATCGACCCCTCCGGGTCTTTCTGCAGGCCGGAAGGGACCATGTTCTTGTCCGGCACAGTGCCCGAAGAGGACCCAACCGCCGAGTGGGATGATTTTGAACCACGCCACGAAGAATTCGAACGGGTCTGGATCGATCTTGCGACGCGTTCGCCCAATTTTGAGGCGATCAAGCTCAAGAATTTCTGGGCGGGGCATTATGCGTTCAACTCGCTTGACCACAATGTCATCGTCGGACCTCATACTGAGGTGCGCAATTTCATCTTTGCGAACGGCTTTTCAGGCCACGGACTGCAACAGTCGCCCGCCGTTGGGCGTGGGGTGTCGGAATGTATAATTTACGGCGGATTTCGCACGTTGGACTTGTCTGCATTGGGCTTTGAGAGAATAGTCAAAGGCGAGCCGTTCCTTGAAAAGGCAGTGATTTGA